Within the Vigna angularis cultivar LongXiaoDou No.4 chromosome 10, ASM1680809v1, whole genome shotgun sequence genome, the region CGTAGTAAGTTGGGCATTCAACAGTCTTACAGTTCTTGTTGGTTCATGGTGTCTATCTTCAACTATTTCTCATACgttttttgaaattaagaatgACCTTCATCTATAGATTTCAATTGTCCAAGTTGACGACTTTTGTTAACTTAGACAAAAACATATTGTTTACAAGATTGATCATTTTACTTAGCTTTCAAACACATTGTACTTTCCGACCCTTTCTTAAACACTCAGACACTCTCTAACTCCAAATCTAATTTGttaacaacaaattttttttataaacactttATAGTATTATTACTTGCTCCTAATACATTCATTATTTATAGGCTGTAATCTTGAGCATTCAACcacatgtaataaatataactattatcaATATACAATTAATACATAACTACTAAActatttccaaaataaaattaataatcttAACTACTACGATTTAATAAAGTCCATAATAATATTTACTGTTAAGAATTACTCTAAATGTCtcctattacttttatttaagtttacCAAACAAGTGAGTCGTATCACGACAGCACATAAAGTTTACCTGATCATTTTCTGACTTCAACAGTTgaagaataattaaattttgtgtaaTGGAGCGAAGATGAAATATAAGGCTAGATTAAATATAGCAAAAGAGAAAAGCAAAGTTATTCGAATTCACGTTGAGTTTTGTTAAAGGAAAACTGTGGATCGTTAAAAAATGACACGATAGGAGGCCATGCAATTTCGTACGCACTGAAAGGTGTGGAATGAATGGTGAGGATTAGGTTGTACAGTGATGATAAAGGAAAAGTTCTGGAACTGCAACAACCTTTGTCTCCATAGGAACCCCTGAAAGATGAACTAGTTTAGATCATTGCATtccagagagagagagagagagagagagagagagaggaaaattttaactttttccaATTTTCTTTATTCTGGCGAATTCACTGATCCCACCGTCTATACTTTTGTGCTAGTTCAACCATCGCGACAGGTTAGGATAGAGAAACCTTTTTGAAGGATTACAAAGGGGACACGCTTTATTTCTTGTCCAGCATTGAATCTGAATATTCTCCCAAACGTTGACTAGATGATGCCACGTCGCGCTCGGATTTTGTACACCCCAGGGCTACTATACGGCAAAAAttaggaaaagtaaaaaaagaaaaaataaatcaaagtaGGGAAAGTCAGATATCTATAAAGTGGTGGTGTTTGGTGGTTTTGGGCTACAGTATCTCaatgcttttaaaattatttatagctcatttaataataaaattcttacACAGACAATAAAATTCAAACtcccattttcttttttacaattttatgaaatataaaccATTCACAGTTAATAAACTTACTTGGTAATCAagcttttatttttcctttctttactTAATATACAAAGGAATTGTGAATgcatagaaaaataattactaacaaCAAACATAATCTGCAAATAACTAAGAGATCAATGCAACAATCAAATATGACACATTCATGGAAAGAAGATTGTACCTGGTAGTGAAAAGAACTTGGACAATTTGATGTCACCTCCTAACCAACAAGAGATCACAGATAGTTAGCGACCTTGCTTTAATTCGTGTTTGTTCATATATGATATTGTGGTGGAAATGTAAGCGGCTAATGGTGGTACTGTTATATATGTTAAAGGgagtttttcctttttatcaacggaaaaacatatataatgttCAAACTTATGTAAAACACACTATCAAAAGTTGTGGTTAGGTAATTTGTTAAAGTGATGTTCGTATAAAACATGTACTCGTGATAAGCTTTTAGTTTGACCTTAATTTGCGAATCATGATAACTATGGTATGTGGTTTACAGAGCTATTGTTGGGGAAAAGCATACGTACTAGTCTTATATTATATCTGGTTTAGACAATGGTATTGTTGATTATGGAATTTTATAGGTGAATGTTAATGCTGTGATTATATTCAATGTTATTTCTAATGATAAGTTAAGTTGTCATAGAATATAATATTAGTAATGTGATAAGTCATTATTATcgtatattaaaaagaaaatatgtagtTTTTCATCCGATTTATGTATGCCGTGTATTTTTCATCCCATATTCTCCTCTATTTCTGTCTTCAGGCAATCGACAGCAGTGACTTCTCCAGCAACTTGGTTCTCCCGTTGGAACATATTAAAggtaaataacattaattatcCACTTCGTTGTTGCATTGTTGAGTGGGAACTTGTATAATGTTGctatatacttgattgatacaTTGTCTTTAATGACTTTGTGGAGATGAGTTTGAGAACAAAAGTACATCAACTTTAGGACGCATATATAGTAAATGGGAATCCTTTTCTTTGTATTGTCATCCATCATTATCTTTGTCGATTTTGTCGTTATCATCACCTTAATTCTCTCTCAAACTCAGTTTTTTcgtattaaacttttaaaattaatcacaCTCGATGATCAATCATTAAAATATCTGCATACAAACATATTCTCCTCATCCTAATTCCCTTTTCAagtttaattgaattattaaatattctcataaatttcattataaatatataaagaaaatcatttatttctaattattttccCTCACCAGTCATGAAGCAAGGCAAAAACAtcatccacttttgaaaaaataccaaaatagaCAGATTTgcgaaaatataaataatatcaatgtgGTACGACTTCGTTGTATCCcattacttaaaaatatttgtataaaaattacttcattctaatataaatttattataataaagtgGTATTAAGGTGATATGATTTATCCTGTAATTTGTTTCAACTctataatttttgaaaagaattGTATGATAAAGGTGTTTTTGGTTAGATTGAAGAAGAAATTGGGAGAAGGAATGAGTACGTAGACAATGACGCAAGTAAATGAAGGTTAGAGGGAGGGGGAGACAGAGTGAGAAGAAGTAGTTTAATTGGTAGTGATAATGGTGAGTGATCTCGAGCCACGCATGGGCTTAAGAAGAAAGTTAGAGAGAGGTTAATTAGTATTAGGGGACAACAAAAATAGCTTAAATGTCCAAATCCAGAGGCTAACTTCTCTTAATTGTTTATTAAGCTCCAGGTGCTCAACTTTGGGATCACAACCCATCACTCTTTCTTTATTCCAAAAGGGTTGTTAGGTTGGTTGGTGCCcatctccttctcttctttttcacacACACACCATTATCATTTTTTTGACCTTCTCTTCTTTGTAAATCTCTTATTCTGGAAAGTCCAAACAACTTCCCTTTATACACAAACACAAGCTTTACAAAACCATTCTACCTTTTTGCATACACTCCACAATCCCTTTATCCACCTAATTAATTATCTTCCTTCCTTCCTTAACCCTCACTTTCCATTTCttaataaattctttttaacatttaatcTTTTACACTTCTTTTCCTTACTTCTACTTACAATTTTCAAATCACAATCATACTTTAACACAAACAACCTTTTACAACTATTTCATATTTCCTTTCACTCtctctttctaattttttttccttactaatacaaaaaattagttttattaagaTCATTTTACTCTATATGAGTGGATTGATAAATGATAGTTACTGTTTTCAAAGAATAATTTTCCATATATTTTACAGGGTGAAGAAATACATCCACGATATTTCgtaaaaaatatttccaaatttaaatgaacttcttttgaaaaaaagaatgttACATAATTATGTAAAAACACATTAATGGATTAGtttatatatctatacaaaCTAAGGTTTTAAATTCAACTTCATAGATGAATTACTCAAATAAAGGAGGAAAGTGTAGCTTTTTTAAATGGTGCAAGTAAATGTGGCGTACAAATAAAATGTTGTGTATTCGTATTATTAGGTGTGAAGTTGTCATTGGTGTATCTAtaagtatataataaaaactttaaaatatttttttattaaaaaaatatttactacaGCATAAGAGTACAAagttatttaacatttaaattcgTAGaccaaattaatatatataatttaaaacttttcgTACGAAATATTCGTAAATACACAATGAAAACCACTTATTATATGCGTCGTACGTATAATTTCCCTATGGTCTATTGTGATGCGTCCGTGCGTATTTTATTTCCTGGTGTGGCCTGAGTCGTGAcaagtattaaataataaactgTAAAAACAGAATGGCAGTGATTGCGAATATGTGCAGAAGTTGGGGCATTTTGGTAGAATGCATTATTCAACATCCTTGAACACAAACTAAGTGGACAGGCATCATCTAGCTATAAATATGCGTAAGGGCTATGTTGTCTCTCTAAAAACAATATCCTCTTTttaaggagaagaaaataacaTCACACACGCACAGACACTGGTTTTGAGATCAAAACCAGTGGAGAGCGATCGAGCTAGTTTGCTAGGAACAACATAACACACCGTACCACAATGAATCATCGACCTTTCCAAGACAACATGATGTTCATCCCTCAGTTATACCCCGCCGATGCACCATACACTCAAATAATTGCTCAACAAGGTTACAATCCATGCCCAAACGTTGTTCTCAGTTACTTCATAGaccttttttaacttttggtGTCTGTCATTGTTTTTCAGGGGAGAGTAAGAAGCCAAAACGCCGTCGTGGTAAGAAGAACAAAGGAGGAGAGAACGGTGCCTCCGAAGCCAACAGGAAGAGGAAGCTCAGTGCCGAGCAAGTTAATCTACTTGAGCAGAACTTTGGAAATGAACATAAACTTGAGTCTGAGAGGAAAGACAGGCTCGCATTGGAGCTTGGTCTGGACCCTCGACAAGTTGCAGTGTGGTTTCAAAACAGAAGAGCTCGCTGGAAGAACAAAAAACTAGAAGAAGAGTACTCACACCTTAAAAAATCCCACGAAGCCAACTTGCTCGAGAAATGTCGATTGGAGACCGAGGTATACCTCTTTTTTTGTCCCATCTCTCTTATTTAATACTAAACTAAAATTCAATATCTTTCAGTAACTTCAGGCTAGAGTTTGGTTTTCCTAGAAATTTATTCTGAGCGAAGGtatatttaaaagaagaaatcGTACACAATTAACAAGCGAGGGCCATTTCATTGGCCCATATTCGTTCTTGTGCTTAGGAAACTTTTtcggaaaaaaaaaaaaactgtactGAGAGTATGACTTTATGGCCTAATATTGTGGAAACTGAAAGCAGAAGTGGAGGTAGTACGCTGCCTAGAGAgtctgaaattgaaatttctttgttttccaCCAATCAATACTTTGTACAGAAGCACCGCACTGTTTACACTCAACCAACCGATAGTGTGtcattttcttttctgaaaACAGAAACGTCAATTTCGGGTTACATGTCACCACGTTACATCTGTGTTGGCCTAGAAATTTTTTATTCCCATATTCCTTCTTTAACTCTGTAAGTCGtctctttatttatttgtttaggAATTTTGTCGGAGTAGTTTAATTTATCGAAAATGTTGAAAGAGATGTAGAAGTCTTCGCATGCAAGCGGTTCTTCAGGGCAAAGTAAGggtaagaaaaaacaaaagagaaaacaaagaaaagaaagtagaGGAAAGCGGAAACTAAGACCCACCATATGAACGTGCGCATATGAGCTCTGGGCTCGAAGAAACCTAAGTCACACTTGAGTTCTCGGCCATAGATAAGtcatgtgaaaaaaataaataaaaatccaataataaaaacaaaagaggaAAAGCCACTAACAAAAGGAACAGCAAACTGCCACCTTAGTAGACAACAAAGGGCACTGTTTCTTCCATTTGTTCGATAAGCTCCGTACAGTATTATTAGGATAACTGGTGTTGGGCTCCGATGGAGGCCCACTTTCGAAGAAGACACGTACCATGTGTTCCCACGTGAAATGGCATTAGCCTGAGATGAATACCTCTCATTTGTCTATATGTAGATATATTCCCCTAACAGAGTATGAAATCTGTGTGGTTTCAGGTATTGAAGCTGAAAGATCAACTTTCTGAGGCGGAGAAGGAGATTCAGAGGCTGTTGGAGAGTGGTGATAGAGTTCCGAGTAACAGCTCTAGCTCGTCACagtcacaatcacaatcacaatctaTGGAAGCGGTGGACCCAGCATTCTTCGGGGTGTTCGGAGTTGATGGGTATGATGATGATGTGTTTTACGGGCCCGAGACTCACTGCATCAACGCCTTGGAATGGATTAATCTGTATATGTAAACAAATAGGAGTTTAGAATTATGTAGATAATGTGAATGATCCAATGTATATTGTTCCTAGCTAGGTAGCTAAGTGTGTTTGTTTGACTATGGTTTGGAATTGGAAACTATccattaacataatattttgcATTTTGACCCAAAATTCTCCTGCTATATATTTTCCTTTCTCTGCAACCTTAGTTCGCGTCAGCTATGAAGACACAGTGGTTTCGTctgtttcttaattttgtaaCAGAATTATAATTTAGCTCCCCAAAGCTGCATTTCATATATTGTtcttgaaaaatgattttttaacaacttttttttttacaacatttttacAGTAATGTATGTGATAGTACGTGATTATTCTGTTTTTAATATACAAATCAATCAAATGAcacacataatttattttcaaaaaattgttaaaatagtttagttgtttgtttttttgaaagagaagttcatacacaaactaataaaataaaaagaacaaagacAAACTATCCATTGgagtaatatattaaatattaatccTTCCCATCCCaatattggttttatttttcttctttcatttttcccCTTACATAAAACGTTGCTAATTGCATGCACATCTCAACATTTAATTATCTAATTTGTAAATAAGTAATGTTTGATCTTGTATAAAATATGAGTAAAACTTTTAGCCGGTAAGTTGTACAAATTTGACGTAAAGTGACTccttttcttttgatttatttatcttaaagtcttatttggaaattttattctttttgagTGCAGGAgactgttttattttatatctaaacTTTGGATGTTGTATGAACATGTCATTTCCCCTTTTCACAttcttctttatgtttttctattataaaataaattttaaatctaattcaattttataaaatttaatataataaaatttgtattaacctttatatttatatatatatatatatatatatataaagattgaTCTAATGGTAAAACTTACTAGAGATAATAACAAAGATTACAAATTTAACTCTTTCACTacgatttaaaatatataaagttgaTTGAAAGGATTTGCAAAGAAGGTTGAAAAGATTGTAAATTTAACTCCTTTCCTAAAAAAATCTAGGcttaatatcctattttgtcTCCAATTTCGcccgaaaatgtcaaattagtctattctttaaaaaatgtgtcaattacgtcttcacttaataaaatttatataaattaaatctcttccgttaaatccgtacaaacaacattaattatcttgatgcaaaataattaacgtcgttgtacggatttaacggaagagatttcattgatgcaaattttattaagtgaagacgtaattgacgcattttttaaaggatggactaatttgacatttgcgaacgaaactggagacaaaatagggtattaagccaaaAAAACTAACAACTATAATTtgctataattttatttctagttaATTACGTAACCTAACCATAGGATAATGGAAAAACATGATCATGGAAGTCTATCTACTTTGAAACAATCGTTcagtcattttctttttcctcttctgTCCTAATTTCTACACTTCTATGCTTACTAATTATATAATACTAAGCAAATCACCTGAATAACTGTATTATATCTTAATAGCTTGAATAATGTATGACAAATACACAAATAACTCCTTCTTTAAGATTGTCtgatataaaatttattcttaaataataaaaatattgtctgataacaaatttaatacataaaaaaagtttattgtAAATATTGTAGTtggtatttataaaaatgatttgaGTACATACATACATGTGTATAGAAGAGAAACCTGCTTTGATGATTAAAA harbors:
- the LOC128194316 gene encoding homeobox-leucine zipper protein ATHB-40, translated to MNHRPFQDNMMFIPQLYPADAPYTQIIAQQGESKKPKRRRGKKNKGGENGASEANRKRKLSAEQVNLLEQNFGNEHKLESERKDRLALELGLDPRQVAVWFQNRRARWKNKKLEEEYSHLKKSHEANLLEKCRLETEVLKLKDQLSEAEKEIQRLLESGDRVPSNSSSSSQSQSQSQSMEAVDPAFFGVFGVDGYDDDVFYGPETHCINALEWINLYM